One Rossellomorea aquimaris DNA window includes the following coding sequences:
- the sat gene encoding sulfate adenylyltransferase — protein MITPHGGKLIDQVVKGKERDELLTRMSSLPSITLDSWGLSDLVLIATGAFSPLQGFMNQKDYLNVLKDMRLANGLVWSLPITLPISNEVKDSLSLGDTVFLKGEDGVVYGMMDIQEMYEYCKEAEALFVFKTLDKLHPGVQKTFIKEDVYVAGPVKLLQFPDCFRRDFQTPKQLRERFTELGWDTIVAFQTRNPIHRAHEYLQKTALENVDGLLIHPLVGDTKQDDIPAEIRMKSYKILLDEYYPKDRVLLSTFPAAMRYAGPREAVFHSLVRKNFGCSHFIVGRDHAGVGNYYGTFDAQEIFSEFTKEEIGIEILKFEHAFYCIKCATMATTKTCPHDEEFHIHLSGTKVRKMLKDGVMPPKEFSRPEVIEVLINEMSRDS, from the coding sequence ATGATTACCCCACATGGCGGTAAACTCATTGACCAGGTCGTAAAAGGGAAAGAACGTGATGAGCTGTTGACTCGTATGTCCTCCCTTCCATCCATCACGTTGGATTCATGGGGGCTTTCCGATTTAGTCCTGATTGCCACAGGTGCCTTTAGCCCCTTACAGGGATTCATGAACCAAAAAGACTATCTGAATGTGCTGAAAGACATGCGATTGGCAAATGGGCTGGTATGGAGTTTACCCATTACGCTCCCTATTTCTAATGAGGTGAAAGATAGTCTTTCACTTGGTGATACCGTTTTTCTTAAAGGAGAGGATGGAGTAGTCTACGGTATGATGGATATACAAGAAATGTATGAATACTGTAAAGAAGCGGAAGCACTTTTCGTATTTAAAACATTGGACAAACTTCACCCCGGTGTTCAGAAGACCTTTATAAAAGAGGATGTGTATGTAGCTGGACCCGTTAAGCTTCTTCAATTCCCTGATTGTTTTAGAAGGGATTTTCAAACACCAAAACAATTAAGGGAACGATTTACAGAGTTAGGTTGGGACACCATCGTCGCATTCCAGACAAGGAACCCCATACACCGTGCCCATGAATACCTTCAAAAAACAGCCCTGGAAAATGTCGATGGATTATTGATTCACCCATTAGTAGGAGATACAAAGCAAGACGATATCCCTGCAGAGATTCGAATGAAAAGCTATAAAATACTACTCGATGAATACTATCCTAAAGATCGGGTCCTATTGTCTACTTTTCCTGCAGCGATGAGATATGCAGGGCCTCGTGAGGCTGTATTCCATAGTTTAGTACGGAAAAATTTCGGCTGTTCGCATTTCATTGTGGGAAGAGATCATGCAGGAGTTGGGAATTATTATGGAACATTTGATGCTCAGGAAATCTTCTCCGAATTTACAAAAGAGGAGATAGGAATAGAGATATTAAAATTTGAACATGCATTTTATTGTATTAAGTGCGCTACGATGGCGACTACAAAAACGTGCCCTCATGATGAAGAATTTCACATTCATTTGAGCGGAACCAAAGTACGCAAAATGTTAAAAGATGGAGTCATGCCACCTAAGGAATTTTCGAGACCAGAAGTGATTGAAGTACTAATTAATGAAATGAGCCGTGATTCATAG
- the miaB gene encoding tRNA (N6-isopentenyl adenosine(37)-C2)-methylthiotransferase MiaB — MNEEQRKQGQQSKSVTPSDQKSEKDYSKYFESVYIPPSLKDAKKRGKEEIKYHNDFTIDDQYRGLGEGKKFYIRTYGCQMNEHDTEVMAGIFMALGYEATNSTDDADVILLNTCAIRENAENKVFGELGHLKHLKREKPELLIGVCGCMSQEESVVNKILKTYQQVDMIFGTHNIHRLPKILSDAYMSKAMVVEVWSKEGDVIENLPKVRRGNIKAWVNIMYGCDKFCTYCIVPYTRGKERSRRPEEIIQEVRQLAAQGYQEITLLGQNVNAYGKDIEDLEYGLGDLLDDLRKVDIPRIRFTTSHPRDFDDHLIEVLAKKGNLVEHIHLPVQSGSTDVLKIMARKYTREQFLELVRKIKTAMPDVALTTDIIVGYPNETDEQFEETLSLYREVGFESAFTYIYSPREGTPAAKMNDNVPMEVKKERLQRLNAVVKEYSAEAMKNYKGQIVEVLVDGESKKNPDILAGYTRRSKLVNFKAPKTAIGKIVKVKVTDAKSWSLDGEMVEKGLIGSEFQEPVEVN, encoded by the coding sequence ATGAACGAAGAGCAACGAAAACAAGGACAGCAATCGAAGTCTGTTACTCCATCGGACCAAAAATCCGAAAAGGACTACAGTAAATACTTTGAAAGTGTCTATATCCCACCATCGTTAAAAGATGCCAAAAAGCGTGGGAAGGAAGAAATTAAATATCATAATGACTTTACGATTGATGATCAATATAGAGGTTTAGGAGAAGGCAAGAAATTCTATATTCGTACTTACGGTTGTCAAATGAATGAACATGACACAGAAGTGATGGCAGGGATATTTATGGCATTGGGCTATGAAGCGACGAATTCGACTGATGATGCAGATGTTATCCTTTTAAATACATGTGCGATTCGTGAAAATGCCGAGAACAAGGTATTTGGTGAATTAGGGCACCTGAAGCATTTGAAACGGGAAAAACCTGAGCTATTAATCGGTGTATGCGGGTGCATGTCCCAGGAAGAATCCGTTGTGAATAAAATTCTGAAAACATACCAGCAAGTGGATATGATTTTTGGTACCCATAACATTCACCGTCTTCCTAAAATCCTGTCCGATGCTTATATGTCAAAAGCAATGGTCGTAGAAGTTTGGTCTAAAGAAGGGGACGTCATCGAGAACCTTCCGAAGGTACGCCGCGGTAACATTAAAGCATGGGTGAACATCATGTACGGGTGTGACAAATTCTGTACATACTGTATCGTTCCTTACACACGCGGTAAGGAACGGAGCCGCCGACCTGAAGAAATCATTCAGGAGGTACGACAGCTTGCCGCACAGGGGTATCAAGAAATCACTCTTCTTGGTCAGAACGTGAATGCCTATGGTAAAGATATCGAGGATCTTGAATACGGCTTAGGAGATTTATTGGATGACCTTCGAAAAGTAGATATTCCACGTATTCGATTTACGACGAGCCACCCGAGGGATTTCGATGATCACTTAATTGAAGTCCTTGCGAAAAAAGGGAATCTGGTTGAGCATATTCATTTACCGGTTCAATCCGGATCGACAGATGTTCTGAAGATCATGGCCCGTAAGTATACACGTGAGCAATTCCTGGAATTAGTAAGGAAAATTAAAACAGCGATGCCGGACGTTGCTCTTACAACTGACATTATCGTCGGATATCCGAATGAAACCGACGAGCAATTTGAAGAAACACTTTCTTTATATCGGGAAGTTGGATTTGAATCGGCTTTTACGTACATCTATTCTCCTAGGGAAGGTACCCCTGCGGCGAAAATGAATGACAATGTACCGATGGAAGTCAAAAAGGAACGGCTTCAACGATTAAATGCTGTTGTGAAGGAATACTCTGCTGAAGCGATGAAGAACTATAAAGGACAGATCGTTGAGGTACTGGTGGATGGAGAGAGTAAGAAAAACCCTGACATCCTTGCCGGCTATACCCGACGCAGCAAGCTTGTCAACTTCAAGGCTCCTAAAACAGCCATTGGAAAAATTGTAAAGGTTAAGGTCACAGATGCTAAATCGTGGTCATTGGATGGGGAAATGGTCGAAAAAGGCCTGATTGGATCAGAATTTCAAGAACCGGTAGAGGTGAATTAA
- a CDS encoding RicAFT regulatory complex protein RicA family protein codes for MAKYTKDDIMKRAEELATMIAETEEVDFFKRAEAQIHENQKVREMIASIKSLQKQAVNFQHYGKTEALKMVEEKIENLEKEIDAIPVVQQFKESQTDVNDLLQIVASVISNNVTDQIIETTGGDLLRGETGSQVKNSTPGSCS; via the coding sequence ATGGCAAAGTACACAAAAGACGATATTATGAAGCGGGCAGAAGAGCTTGCAACGATGATTGCTGAAACAGAAGAAGTGGATTTCTTTAAACGCGCAGAAGCTCAGATTCACGAAAATCAAAAAGTGCGTGAAATGATCGCAAGTATTAAGAGCTTACAAAAACAAGCGGTTAACTTCCAGCACTATGGTAAGACAGAAGCGTTAAAAATGGTTGAAGAAAAGATCGAAAACCTGGAAAAGGAAATCGATGCCATTCCAGTCGTACAACAATTTAAGGAGTCTCAAACGGACGTGAATGATTTACTGCAAATTGTTGCTTCCGTCATTTCTAATAATGTGACGGATCAAATCATTGAAACCACCGGGGGAGACTTACTCCGTGGTGAAACCGGATCACAAGTGAAAAACTCTACGCCTGGTAGCTGTTCTTAA
- a CDS encoding outer spore coat protein CotE: MAEYREIITKAVVAKGRKFTQSHHTISPPHNPSSILGCWIINHQYEAHKVGKKVEIHGSYDINVWYSHSDNTKTSVVTERVQYTDCIKLKYRDPDCLDDIEVCARVLQQPNCCEAVISPNGNKIIVHVEREFLVEVIGETKVCVLVNPEGCDDEDWDCDLDDEEFEELDPDFLEGDEE; encoded by the coding sequence ATGGCAGAATATAGAGAGATTATTACTAAAGCGGTCGTAGCGAAGGGACGTAAATTCACACAGTCTCATCATACGATTAGCCCGCCGCATAATCCATCGAGCATTTTAGGCTGCTGGATCATTAATCATCAGTATGAAGCACACAAAGTGGGCAAGAAGGTTGAAATTCACGGTTCATACGATATCAACGTATGGTACTCCCACAGTGACAACACAAAGACATCCGTTGTAACAGAGAGAGTACAGTATACAGACTGCATTAAGTTGAAATACCGTGATCCTGATTGCTTAGATGATATTGAAGTATGTGCTCGAGTACTGCAACAGCCGAATTGCTGCGAAGCGGTTATTTCACCAAACGGTAACAAAATCATTGTTCACGTTGAACGTGAATTCCTAGTGGAAGTTATAGGAGAAACGAAAGTATGTGTCCTTGTAAATCCTGAAGGTTGTGACGATGAAGACTGGGATTGCGACTTAGATGATGAAGAATTTGAAGAGTTAGATCCAGACTTCTTAGAAGGAGACGAAGAATAG
- a CDS encoding YeiH family protein translates to MQHDLQKGYFLPKEAWGLFIIVLISLLSKGLGALFPLIGSLLFSIIIGVILQNTTRLPSIFDPGIQFTLKTLLKVAIVFLGVGLSLYDILHIGQKALWVIFLSVSIGIALTYLVGKLLRIDKRLSLLIGIGTSICGATAISAVKGIIGAKENETAYALSTIVFFNLIAFIMYPFIGHFLHMSELSFGIWAGTAVHDTSSAVAVGYAFGDEAGEVATTVKLARTLFLIPVMFCLPFFLRKRNEGESRYRKAFPWFIFLFLAVSVLHTFGFIPETIESYLKISSKFMIIMVMAAVGLQVRIKDITQLGFKPLLTGLIASITCALISLFLVL, encoded by the coding sequence TTGCAGCATGACCTACAAAAAGGCTACTTTCTTCCCAAAGAAGCTTGGGGCCTCTTCATCATTGTTTTAATCAGTTTATTATCTAAAGGTTTGGGAGCGCTTTTTCCTCTGATCGGCAGTTTGTTATTTTCGATTATTATCGGAGTCATTCTTCAAAACACAACCAGACTTCCATCAATATTCGATCCAGGTATACAATTTACCCTGAAAACACTTCTGAAAGTGGCCATCGTATTTCTTGGGGTAGGTTTGAGCCTGTATGATATTCTGCATATTGGTCAAAAAGCTTTATGGGTGATATTCTTGTCGGTTTCCATTGGTATTGCCTTGACATATCTCGTAGGGAAATTGCTTCGAATCGACAAACGGTTAAGCTTGTTAATAGGAATCGGCACGAGTATTTGCGGAGCTACGGCGATTTCGGCTGTGAAGGGAATCATCGGGGCGAAAGAAAATGAAACAGCCTATGCTTTATCGACGATTGTTTTCTTTAATTTAATTGCTTTTATTATGTATCCATTCATCGGCCATTTTCTACACATGTCTGAATTATCGTTTGGCATTTGGGCAGGTACAGCCGTCCATGACACATCGTCAGCAGTTGCTGTGGGATATGCATTTGGGGATGAAGCAGGAGAGGTGGCCACGACGGTGAAGCTTGCCCGTACATTGTTCTTGATTCCTGTGATGTTTTGTTTGCCATTTTTCTTAAGAAAGAGAAATGAAGGTGAATCTCGATACAGGAAGGCATTCCCCTGGTTTATTTTCTTATTTTTGGCCGTCTCTGTACTTCATACATTCGGTTTCATTCCTGAAACGATCGAATCTTACCTTAAGATTTCTTCAAAATTTATGATTATCATGGTGATGGCCGCAGTAGGTCTTCAAGTAAGAATCAAAGACATCACTCAGTTAGGATTTAAACCCCTCCTCACTGGCTTAATTGCTTCTATTACATGTGCGCTCATCAGTTTATTTCTTGTTCTATAA
- a CDS encoding DNA topoisomerase III: MKKILVLAEKPSVGRDIAKVLQCTKKGNGFLEGNDYIVTWALGHLVTLAEPESYDDRYKAWKLEDLPMLPPSLNLVVIKKTGKQFSSVKSQMNRPDVKEIVIATDAGREGELVARWIIEKARVNKPLKRLWISSVTDKAIKDGFNKLKDAKKYENLYAAAQARSEADWYVGMNATRALTTKHNAQLSCGRVQTPTLSIIAQREEEIRNFKPQPYYGIQATTDRGTFIWSNLKNNDTKTFSKDEMKKVMKLLKNKKEITIQSVKKSQKKNHAPSLYDLTELQRDAHKIFGYSAKETLSIMQKLYEQHKLVTYPRTDSKHLSNDMVATLKDRLKAVSVQPYRKMAHLALQNSKQLSKAYVDDQKVTDHHAIIPTEETPFLQKLQDRERKIYDLVVKRFLAVFFPPYLYEQTTVEALIGTETFQTKGKRIVEIGWKEVYDFDSEKDQLLSKMEEGDMFSVLAIKETEGQTNPPGRFNEGTLLSAMENPRKFMKESNKELLDTIHEAGGLGTVATRADIIEKLFNSGVIEPKGKEILITSKGKQLLELAPLELQSPTLTAEWEQKLEKIANGFLNKQEFLKEIKDYTKKSVSEIKNSTKKFSHDNLTGTKCPDCGNLMLEIKNKHGKKLVCQDRECGHRKNISKKTNARCPNCHKRLDLRGEGEGQTFTCVCGHREKLSTFNDRRKKEKNSKANKKDVNKYLTQQKDEPVNTALADALAKLKLDQ, from the coding sequence ATGAAAAAGATTTTAGTCCTGGCAGAAAAGCCTTCTGTCGGTAGAGATATTGCCAAAGTACTTCAGTGTACGAAAAAAGGAAATGGATTCTTAGAAGGAAACGACTATATCGTCACTTGGGCCCTGGGACATTTAGTCACATTAGCAGAGCCCGAAAGCTATGATGACCGCTACAAAGCATGGAAGCTTGAGGATTTGCCTATGCTTCCCCCATCCCTTAACCTTGTGGTCATTAAGAAAACAGGGAAGCAGTTTAGCTCAGTGAAATCACAAATGAATCGTCCGGATGTCAAAGAAATCGTCATTGCCACTGATGCCGGCCGGGAAGGGGAGCTTGTTGCCCGCTGGATCATCGAGAAGGCCCGGGTAAATAAACCACTGAAACGATTATGGATTTCATCTGTCACCGATAAGGCGATCAAAGACGGATTCAATAAACTGAAAGATGCCAAAAAATACGAAAACCTATATGCTGCTGCCCAAGCGAGATCTGAAGCCGATTGGTATGTGGGAATGAATGCAACCAGGGCTTTGACTACCAAGCACAATGCACAATTATCATGTGGACGTGTACAAACACCTACGTTAAGCATCATTGCTCAGAGGGAAGAAGAAATCAGGAACTTTAAACCCCAACCATATTATGGCATACAGGCTACAACGGATCGCGGTACGTTCATTTGGTCAAACCTTAAAAATAATGATACGAAAACATTTTCTAAAGACGAAATGAAAAAAGTCATGAAATTATTGAAGAACAAAAAGGAAATCACTATACAGTCAGTAAAAAAATCACAAAAGAAAAATCACGCTCCTTCTTTATATGATTTAACAGAATTGCAAAGAGATGCTCATAAAATCTTTGGCTATTCTGCTAAAGAAACGCTATCCATTATGCAGAAATTATACGAGCAACATAAATTAGTAACTTATCCAAGAACAGATAGTAAGCATTTATCCAACGATATGGTCGCAACATTGAAGGATAGATTGAAAGCAGTGAGCGTACAACCTTATCGTAAAATGGCTCATCTAGCGTTGCAGAATTCAAAACAGCTTTCAAAAGCATACGTTGATGACCAAAAAGTGACGGATCATCATGCCATAATACCGACGGAGGAGACACCTTTCCTTCAAAAGTTACAGGACCGTGAAAGAAAGATCTATGATCTAGTCGTGAAACGCTTCTTAGCTGTATTCTTTCCTCCATATTTGTATGAACAAACGACTGTAGAAGCCTTGATTGGTACTGAAACCTTTCAGACGAAAGGAAAGCGGATTGTAGAAATCGGCTGGAAAGAAGTATATGATTTTGATTCAGAGAAAGATCAATTGCTATCAAAAATGGAAGAAGGGGATATGTTTTCTGTTCTGGCAATAAAAGAAACAGAAGGTCAAACGAATCCTCCCGGCCGTTTTAATGAAGGAACACTTCTATCCGCTATGGAAAACCCAAGAAAATTCATGAAAGAAAGCAACAAAGAACTTCTTGACACCATACATGAAGCAGGGGGACTGGGTACAGTTGCGACAAGGGCAGATATAATTGAAAAGCTTTTCAACTCAGGAGTGATTGAACCGAAAGGAAAAGAAATTCTTATTACGTCTAAAGGAAAGCAATTATTGGAATTGGCACCTCTGGAATTACAATCCCCGACCCTAACAGCAGAGTGGGAGCAAAAGCTTGAAAAAATCGCAAATGGATTTCTTAATAAACAAGAATTCTTAAAAGAAATTAAAGACTATACAAAGAAATCAGTAAGTGAAATCAAGAATTCCACTAAGAAATTCTCTCATGATAATCTGACCGGAACTAAATGTCCTGACTGTGGAAACCTGATGCTGGAAATAAAAAATAAGCATGGGAAGAAATTGGTCTGTCAAGATCGGGAGTGCGGTCACCGGAAAAATATTAGTAAAAAAACCAATGCGCGATGCCCTAATTGCCATAAACGCTTAGATCTAAGAGGAGAAGGGGAAGGCCAGACGTTCACATGTGTGTGTGGACATAGAGAGAAACTATCAACCTTTAACGATCGCAGAAAAAAAGAAAAGAATAGCAAAGCAAACAAAAAGGATGTAAATAAGTATTTGACACAACAGAAGGATGAGCCTGTCAACACTGCATTAGCTGATGCTTTAGCTAAATTAAAACTGGACCAGTAA
- a CDS encoding ankyrin repeat domain-containing protein, with product MTSITIQEFFEAIEKGDKETVEQSLRNDTNLCNADNEQGLIALGVAAHYGHREIVELLLNFGADINSISNSKVSYIPSNTALHAGIAGKASKELLEFLLKQGANVNQPDSSGHTPLHIAAFDGSEEIVSLLLAHGDGQEIHSGNDRTPLEIAKERNNKEFLKAHEEFAKGKVQ from the coding sequence ATGACATCGATTACCATTCAAGAATTTTTTGAAGCAATTGAAAAAGGTGACAAAGAGACAGTGGAACAGTCACTTAGAAATGACACAAATCTTTGTAACGCAGATAATGAACAAGGCTTAATAGCATTAGGAGTGGCTGCACATTATGGTCACAGGGAAATCGTCGAGCTTCTGCTGAATTTTGGTGCAGATATCAATTCCATTTCAAATTCGAAAGTTTCCTACATTCCTTCTAATACGGCTTTACATGCAGGAATCGCAGGGAAAGCTTCTAAAGAACTGTTGGAGTTTTTATTAAAGCAAGGAGCGAATGTAAATCAGCCCGATTCATCGGGGCACACACCGTTACATATTGCTGCTTTCGACGGAAGTGAAGAAATTGTGTCATTGTTACTGGCTCACGGAGATGGACAAGAGATACATTCAGGAAATGACCGTACACCATTGGAAATTGCAAAAGAAAGGAATAATAAAGAATTCTTAAAAGCTCATGAAGAATTCGCAAAAGGAAAAGTACAGTAG